TCTACCTCTTCGAAGGTTTTCTCCTTGAGAGGTTGATGGGCAATCACGATTAAATCATAGCATTTTTTAAATTTTTCTTCATTTGTTCTGTATGCTTCTCTAAGGAGACGCTTCAATCTATTACGAGCCGCCGCTTTCCCTATTCTGCCACTGATGCAAAAGGCTATTCGGTTTCCCCCGCTATTCTCCCTTTTGAGAAACCTTATGGTCAAGTACCTATTTGAAGCCTTCAATCCATACTTATATATCCCTTTGAAGTCCCTGAGCGAAGAGAGAGTGGTTTTCCTCACCATAATCACCGAGGATC
This genomic stretch from Actinomycetota bacterium harbors:
- the rnpA gene encoding ribonuclease P protein component — its product is MRKTTLSSLRDFKGIYKYGLKASNRYLTIRFLKRENSGGNRIAFCISGRIGKAAARNRLKRLLREAYRTNEEKFKKCYDLIVIAHQPLKEKTFEEVEQILMSISGEANLLTRK